From Piscinibacter gummiphilus:
CAACGGTGGACGCAACGTGTTCCACATTCGTGCGAGCTACGCGCAGGAAGTCGAGAAGATGGTCGAGCACGTGCTGACCCTCGGCCTGCGCCGTGTGGCCGTGTTCTATGACGACGATGCCTTTGGGCAAGACGTGCTCAAGGCCGCCGAAGGAGCGCTCGCCGCCCGGAGCCTCAAGCTCGTGGCCCAGGGACGCGTCTCGCGCGGAAGCGCGGAAGTCACCGAGGCCGTTCAGCAAATCTCCCGTGCAGCGCCACAGGTGGTGATCTGCGGGTCGTTCGGTAAGTCGCTGGTGGCCTTCGTGGGCCAGATGAAGTCCACCGGCACAGCGCCGAGCTTCTATGCGTTGAGCTTCTTTCCGGCCGGGCCGTCCATCGCGCAGTTGGGGCCGGACGCGCGCGGCATCAGCGTCACCCAGGTGATGCCGCGAACCGATTCGGTGGGGAGTGCGCTCGTGCGCGAGTTCCAGGCGCTCCTGAACAAGCATGCACCCGGCACCAAGACCACCCCCATCAGCCTGGAGGGTTATGTGACGGCGAAGGTCACGGTCGAAGGGCTCCGGCGAGCGGGGCCCAACCCGACGCGGGAGCGATTCGTCGTCGCACTGGAGTCGCTGCGCGACTTCGACCTCGGCTCGCTTCGGCTCACCTACGGCCCTCACAACCGCTCAGGCCTTCGGTTCGTCGACATCTCCGTCGTCGGCGAAACCGGCCGTCTTCTGCACTGAGCACGCGCCGCTTGCGGCGTTCCTCATGAGCTGCGGATCCAGTTCTCCACCCGCAAGCCCTCGACCCGCTTGAAATGCCGCACGCTGTCGGTCACCAGCACCGCGCCGAGCGAGAGCGCGTGGGCGGCGATCATCTCGTCGAAGTCGCCCAGCGTGTGGCCCTTGGCGCGCAGCTTCGCGCGCAGGAGGCCGTGGAACTCGGCGCAGGCGTCGTCCCAGGGCTCGGTGCGCGCCACGGAGAGAAAGGCATCCACATAACGCTCGAGCTGGATCGCCTTGGGCTTGAGTGCCACGCCGTAGCGCATTTCGGCGTTGGTGATGGCCGAGATGCACCACTCGTCGGGCTGCAGGC
This genomic window contains:
- a CDS encoding ABC transporter substrate-binding protein, which gives rise to MKRICRSLAVFICLVVASLAQAAQGVTSESITLLQTADLSGTRAPLVKELNVGWQAYLAHVNAQGGVHGRKVILRSEDDGYVVEKTRQIVMERIRHDDIFAVVSTIGTSNAAATLPLLKAANVPLIAPFSGAEELRRNGGRNVFHIRASYAQEVEKMVEHVLTLGLRRVAVFYDDDAFGQDVLKAAEGALAARSLKLVAQGRVSRGSAEVTEAVQQISRAAPQVVICGSFGKSLVAFVGQMKSTGTAPSFYALSFFPAGPSIAQLGPDARGISVTQVMPRTDSVGSALVREFQALLNKHAPGTKTTPISLEGYVTAKVTVEGLRRAGPNPTRERFVVALESLRDFDLGSLRLTYGPHNRSGLRFVDISVVGETGRLLH
- a CDS encoding PIN domain-containing protein is translated as MLYLLDTNTATAAMRGTAGLDSRLSRLQPDEWCISAITNAEMRYGVALKPKAIQLERYVDAFLSVARTEPWDDACAEFHGLLRAKLRAKGHTLGDFDEMIAAHALSLGAVLVTDSVRHFKRVEGLRVENWIRSS